A genomic stretch from Pseudomonas sp. MUP55 includes:
- a CDS encoding mechanosensitive ion channel family protein gives MLNIKTALLLGALLFCGSGALQAAATAPEPEAPAKPELLVEGGLLGAISSSIDDVQQKLDLNQNFIDEWRLRADRAADEVGRLVNQTAERSPWSVAGDFLLLSAVWIGAFAVLTLLGRLTVRRLCQREFFRRRGRLLGVLGYVLPYTIPALICLPLTLYVSHVLANSVGRALALCFAYATSSGIFSTSILLCVIVMFNIGHKRPAVRIIRDYCPKPLFLIGFLAALSDALTSPQIARQFGGNITSSVAVFTGLFATVIFGVLVVRLRRPVAHLIRNRALAQRLNHPALQQSLRVFSGLWYWPILLMVLVSAINLIGAGDDNQKALRCALFTTILLIGTVFLSTVLQHLFKSRSQVAIQRSSAYKERFLSLLHAILRIVMAIAFIEILGRIWGVSLFEFAQRNSVGRAISDSLSSIGLILLMTWLFWVVLDTAIQEALKPPVNKRSGRQPSTRVKTILPLLRNAVKIILVVICAITTMANLGINVAPLLAGAGVVGLAIGFGSQQLVQDVITGLFIIIEDTLSIGDWVVLDSGHAGTVEGLTIRTLRLRDGKGFVHSVPFGQIKAVTNQSRQFAYAFFSVQFTYDTDVDKAVELIREAGQSIRDDVFLKYNLQGPLEVFGVDKMDLNGVVLTAQFRTVSGGQYAVSRAFNQRLKKLVDNCDEVFFAQTYPQQVLLPKRTSQVDEPEAVMLSEQPRPQ, from the coding sequence TTGCTGAATATAAAGACTGCATTACTGCTCGGCGCGCTGCTGTTCTGCGGCAGCGGCGCACTGCAAGCCGCGGCCACCGCGCCTGAACCCGAGGCCCCGGCCAAGCCGGAATTGCTGGTCGAAGGCGGCCTGCTGGGGGCCATCAGTTCCAGCATCGATGATGTGCAGCAGAAGCTGGACCTCAACCAGAACTTCATTGATGAATGGCGCCTGCGTGCCGACCGGGCCGCCGACGAAGTCGGACGGCTGGTCAACCAGACGGCCGAGCGCTCGCCGTGGAGCGTGGCGGGGGATTTCCTGTTGCTGTCGGCCGTGTGGATCGGCGCCTTTGCGGTGCTGACGCTACTGGGTCGCCTGACCGTGCGGCGCTTGTGCCAGCGTGAGTTTTTCCGGCGGCGCGGGCGCCTGCTGGGGGTGCTGGGGTATGTGCTGCCTTACACCATCCCGGCCCTGATCTGCCTGCCGTTGACGCTGTATGTCAGCCACGTGCTGGCCAATTCGGTGGGCCGCGCGCTGGCGCTGTGTTTTGCCTACGCCACCAGCAGCGGCATCTTTTCCACCTCGATCCTGCTGTGCGTCATCGTCATGTTCAACATTGGCCACAAGCGCCCGGCGGTGCGGATAATTCGCGACTACTGCCCCAAGCCGCTATTTCTGATTGGCTTTCTCGCCGCCCTCAGCGACGCACTGACCAGCCCGCAGATCGCCCGCCAGTTCGGCGGCAATATCACCAGCAGCGTCGCGGTGTTTACCGGCCTGTTCGCGACGGTGATCTTCGGCGTGCTGGTGGTGCGCCTGCGTCGCCCGGTCGCGCATCTGATTCGAAATCGCGCGCTGGCCCAGCGCCTCAATCACCCGGCGTTGCAGCAGTCACTGCGGGTCTTTTCCGGCCTCTGGTACTGGCCGATCCTGCTGATGGTGCTGGTCTCGGCGATCAACCTGATCGGTGCCGGCGACGACAACCAAAAGGCCCTGCGCTGTGCGTTGTTCACCACGATCCTGCTGATCGGCACGGTGTTTCTCAGCACCGTGCTGCAACACCTGTTCAAGTCTCGCAGCCAGGTGGCGATCCAGCGCAGCAGCGCCTACAAGGAACGCTTCCTCAGCCTGTTGCACGCGATATTGCGCATCGTCATGGCCATCGCTTTTATCGAAATCCTCGGGCGTATCTGGGGCGTGTCGTTGTTCGAATTTGCCCAGCGCAACTCGGTGGGCCGAGCGATCAGCGATTCCCTCAGCAGCATCGGCCTGATCCTGCTGATGACCTGGCTGTTCTGGGTGGTGCTCGACACGGCCATTCAGGAAGCGCTCAAACCCCCGGTGAACAAGCGCTCCGGCCGCCAGCCCAGCACCCGCGTGAAAACCATCCTGCCGCTGCTGCGTAACGCGGTGAAGATTATCCTGGTAGTGATTTGTGCGATCACTACCATGGCCAACCTGGGCATCAACGTGGCGCCGCTGCTGGCGGGCGCTGGTGTGGTCGGCCTGGCCATCGGTTTTGGCTCCCAGCAATTGGTGCAGGACGTGATCACCGGCCTGTTCATCATCATCGAAGACACGCTGTCGATCGGCGACTGGGTGGTGCTCGACTCCGGCCATGCCGGCACCGTCGAAGGCCTGACCATACGCACCCTGCGCCTGCGTGACGGCAAGGGCTTTGTGCATTCGGTACCGTTCGGGCAGATCAAGGCGGTCACCAACCAGTCGCGGCAGTTCGCGTATGCGTTCTTCTCGGTGCAGTTCACCTACGACACCGATGTGGACAAAGCGGTGGAACTGATCCGCGAGGCCGGGCAGTCGATCCGCGACGATGTGTTCCTCAAGTACAACCTGCAAGGCCCGCTGGAAGTGTTTGGCGTCGACAAGATGGACCTCAACGGCGTGGTGCTGACCGCGCAGTTCCGCACGGTGTCGGGTGGGCAATATGCGGTGAGTCGCGCGTTCAACCAACGGTTGAAGAAGCTTGTGGATAACTGCGATGAAGTGTTTTTCGCGCAGACTTATCCACAGCAGGTTTTATTGCCCAAGCGCACGTCGCAGGTGGATGAGCCAGAGGCGGTGATGCTGAGTGAGCAGCCCAGGCCTCAATAA
- a CDS encoding DUF72 domain-containing protein, with amino-acid sequence MAAIHIGISGWRYTPWRGDFYPEGLTQKRELQFASRAVNAIEINGSFYALQTPKRYAEWYADTPEGFVFSVKAPRYITHILRLRDVHKPMANFFASGVLELKEKLGPILWQFPPSFKFDPDLFEAFLAELPTTTQQAAALAHQHEPRLNGKASMKAYGKQPLRHAVEIRHTSFAVPEFVHLLDKYGVALVVADTAGKWPYAEDVTANFMYLRLHGDKQLYASGYTDDALKRWGDRIERWQHGKQPADAQLIDPTHKPRARKQRDVFCFFDNDIKVRAPFDARQLLQRFGLDKHLATEPGRLPEPGVMP; translated from the coding sequence ATGGCGGCGATTCACATCGGCATTTCCGGCTGGCGCTACACGCCCTGGCGGGGCGATTTCTACCCCGAGGGCTTGACCCAGAAACGCGAGTTGCAGTTTGCGTCACGCGCCGTCAACGCTATCGAAATCAATGGTTCGTTCTACGCGCTGCAAACGCCCAAGCGTTACGCCGAGTGGTATGCCGATACGCCCGAGGGATTCGTGTTCAGCGTCAAGGCCCCCCGCTATATCACCCACATCCTGCGCCTGCGGGATGTGCACAAGCCCATGGCGAATTTCTTCGCGTCCGGGGTATTGGAGCTCAAGGAAAAGCTCGGGCCGATCCTTTGGCAATTTCCGCCCAGCTTCAAGTTCGACCCGGATTTATTCGAAGCCTTCCTCGCCGAACTGCCCACCACCACCCAGCAGGCCGCCGCCCTCGCCCACCAGCATGAGCCACGCCTGAATGGCAAGGCGAGCATGAAAGCCTATGGCAAGCAGCCCTTGCGCCATGCCGTGGAAATTCGCCACACCAGTTTCGCTGTGCCTGAGTTTGTGCATCTGCTGGATAAATACGGCGTCGCCCTGGTGGTGGCGGACACCGCCGGCAAGTGGCCGTATGCCGAAGACGTCACCGCCAACTTCATGTACCTGCGCCTGCATGGCGACAAGCAACTTTATGCCAGCGGTTACACCGACGATGCGCTCAAGCGCTGGGGCGACCGCATTGAGCGTTGGCAGCACGGCAAACAGCCTGCCGATGCGCAGTTGATCGACCCAACACACAAGCCGCGCGCGCGCAAACAGCGCGACGTGTTCTGCTTTTTCGATAACGACATCAAGGTGCGCGCACCTTTCGATGCCCGCCAACTATTGCAGCGCTTCGGGCTGGATAAGCACCTGGCGACTGAGCCGGGGCGACTGCCCGAGCCGGGAGTGATGCCATGA
- a CDS encoding endonuclease/exonuclease/phosphatase family protein: MTQPELIPITPTAAVNRFTVLTVNIHKGFTALNRRFILPELREAVRSVGADMVFLQEIHGTHERHPQRYSDWPKMPQYEFLADSIWPQFAYGRNAVYPHGDHGNALLSKFQIIRYDNLDISQSGHENRGLLHCVLRLPGSGQEVHAICIHLGLREVHRQQQLRLLEQRIGEIPADAPLVVAGDFNDWRQRADLSQSGLKEVFVHTQGKPARTFPARLPLLALDRIYVRNLTVHNPRVLTTRPWSHLSDHVPLSVEIEL, translated from the coding sequence ATGACACAGCCGGAATTGATCCCCATCACGCCGACCGCCGCCGTCAATCGCTTCACCGTGCTGACGGTGAATATCCACAAGGGTTTCACCGCCTTGAACCGGCGTTTCATCCTACCCGAACTGCGCGAAGCGGTGCGCAGTGTCGGCGCCGACATGGTGTTTCTCCAGGAGATCCACGGCACCCACGAACGCCACCCCCAGCGCTACAGCGATTGGCCGAAGATGCCGCAGTACGAGTTCCTCGCCGACAGCATCTGGCCGCAATTCGCCTACGGGCGCAACGCGGTCTACCCCCACGGCGATCACGGCAACGCGTTGCTGTCCAAATTCCAGATCATCCGTTACGACAACCTCGATATCTCCCAAAGCGGCCATGAAAACCGTGGCCTGCTGCATTGCGTGTTGCGCCTGCCAGGCAGCGGGCAGGAAGTGCATGCGATCTGCATCCACCTGGGCCTGCGCGAGGTGCATCGCCAGCAGCAATTGCGCCTGCTGGAGCAGCGCATCGGCGAAATTCCGGCAGACGCACCACTGGTGGTGGCCGGCGATTTCAACGACTGGCGCCAGCGCGCCGACCTCAGCCAAAGCGGCCTCAAGGAAGTCTTCGTGCACACCCAGGGCAAGCCCGCACGCACTTTCCCGGCACGCCTGCCGCTGCTGGCGCTGGACCGCATTTACGTGCGCAACCTGACGGTGCATAACCCCCGCGTGCTGACCACGCGCCCCTGGTCCCATCTTTCCGATCATGTGCCGCTGTCGGTGGAGATTGAGCTATGA
- the clsB gene encoding cardiolipin synthase ClsB, producing MNVAVEHIATDQPPDDAKARDLDYGWQSGNHVELLENGEAYFPKVFEAMRAAQREILLETFILFEDKVGFELKGILIEAAQRGVKVVASLDGFGCGELSAAFLRELAQAGVAVQMFDPASKVLGIRTNWFRRLHRKIVVVDAAVAFIGGINFSADHLGDFGPEAKQDYAVQIVGPAVADLHHFALAQSGRQVRARRGWRRRPQRPGLSATSNEDGLVRLIYRDNVQHRDDIEEAYIDALSKARTRAVIANAYFFPGYRLLREIRNAARRGVQVQLIMQGQPDVLLAKLAARMLYDYLLKDGVVIHEYCQRPLHGKVALVDDDWSTVGSSNLDPLSLALNLEANVLIRDRAFNQQLYASLEALARDHCQTMPEKRKPRLWLWRLTVGFLVFHVMRHFPALTGWLPAHKPRLKPIESPAHDV from the coding sequence ATGAACGTTGCTGTAGAACATATCGCCACCGACCAGCCGCCGGATGATGCCAAGGCGCGTGACCTGGATTACGGCTGGCAGAGCGGCAACCACGTCGAGTTGCTGGAGAACGGCGAGGCCTACTTTCCCAAGGTGTTCGAGGCCATGCGCGCGGCACAGCGGGAGATCCTGCTGGAGACCTTTATTCTCTTCGAAGACAAGGTCGGCTTTGAGCTCAAAGGCATCCTGATCGAAGCGGCGCAACGCGGCGTGAAGGTGGTGGCCAGCCTCGATGGCTTTGGTTGCGGCGAATTGAGCGCCGCCTTTTTGCGCGAGCTGGCGCAGGCCGGTGTGGCGGTGCAGATGTTCGACCCGGCCTCGAAGGTGTTGGGTATTCGCACCAACTGGTTCCGCCGCCTGCACCGCAAAATCGTGGTGGTGGATGCCGCTGTGGCGTTTATCGGCGGCATCAATTTTTCCGCCGACCACCTGGGCGATTTCGGCCCTGAGGCCAAGCAGGATTATGCGGTACAGATCGTTGGACCGGCGGTGGCCGACCTGCACCACTTCGCCCTGGCGCAAAGCGGTCGCCAGGTGCGCGCCCGGCGTGGCTGGCGGCGGCGCCCGCAACGCCCCGGGCTGTCGGCAACGTCGAATGAGGACGGCCTGGTCCGCTTGATTTACCGCGACAACGTGCAGCACCGCGACGACATCGAAGAAGCCTATATCGACGCCTTGAGCAAAGCCCGCACGCGGGCGGTGATTGCCAACGCGTATTTCTTCCCCGGCTACCGCCTGCTGCGCGAGATCCGCAACGCTGCGCGCCGTGGCGTGCAGGTTCAACTGATCATGCAGGGCCAGCCGGATGTGCTGCTCGCCAAGCTGGCGGCGCGCATGCTCTATGACTATTTGCTCAAGGATGGCGTGGTGATTCATGAGTACTGCCAGCGCCCGCTGCACGGCAAGGTGGCGTTGGTGGACGATGACTGGAGCACCGTGGGTTCCAGCAACCTGGACCCGCTGAGCCTGGCCCTGAACCTGGAAGCCAACGTGCTGATTCGCGATCGGGCCTTCAATCAGCAGCTGTACGCAAGCCTGGAAGCGCTGGCCAGGGACCATTGCCAGACCATGCCGGAAAAGCGCAAGCCACGCCTGTGGTTGTGGCGGCTGACCGTGGGCTTCCTGGTGTTTCATGTGATGCGCCACTTCCCCGCACTGACCGGCTGGCTGCCGGCACACAAGCCGCGTTTGAAACCCATCGAGAGTCCGGCCCATGACGTCTGA